The window atttttctaaACTGTagatcattaaccccttaagccccagtgtgtgcgtggtgcagacactggcacagaaacaatacatttatacagcggaataaacagttggatggctgaagaaaggcaaaaacacattactgaaccccagtccagttaaccccttgcttcccaggtgagagtagagggtggccaaatgaggtgtaacccctttaatcccgagccaaatcctctctctcatgacacatatacaacaaaaaaacaaacaaagatgcccaaagttacttccaatgtgacaaaaatacacagtgcagtaTTGGATTCTATCCTCTTGccccaacagaatccaatcctcttgtatcctacctgacattttcagtgaccatgcaatagcgtactgtgtaaggaaaatcaaaccacACAAATAAAGCCCTAAACTTCTATACACTAGcatatttagaaactttaacctacaacaatttctggctgatcttaccaactgcccttggtacagaatcaacatGCCTGTGGAATACATGCAAAAGGCAAACGAGACttgcaaaagcccaatattattCTGACAATGTTTATCAAAAGACATCAAATCCAGAAAACTTGTGCAAAGTcagcaatatattccagccttctagccatcaacatcCTTCTAATATCAAATAGGATGATACTACACTAAGAACTCACACTGACAttgtgtaacgagtgctcaccacaaacgggacgggaccgcagggctgaggtggggatgttacaCCGACCAACAACAGCGCAACCGTGTCCAGAGTGCAGAGTCgcagtcgtgtagctgggtcacggtaggagaggtcagaatagtcgtaattctcgccgtggtctagggttggagaagTCGAGTGGTCGTTGTGCGtggccggggtccaggagtagggaggtcagaatggtcgttgtgcgtagctgaggtccaggggtcagagaaggtagaggtcTGGGTTGAAGCTGCGGTCAAAGGTACAAGAGACCAAGCAGAATGCACCGAGCATCGGCAGGGCATCAGGATGCTCGAGGCAGCAGGATGCTCGAGGCAAGCACTTCGTACATAAACACAAGTTTCTGCTCAGCCAATCTGCgtaggggctggctgagcatataaagcgcagagagccaatgggaaggctgcaggcagtgagtcatcacacatagactgtgtactgatatgCAGGGGCGGAGTGTATCACAGCAGTGGAGTAATGAAGGGAATTAATGTTAGCATAAACCCCTCGAGTATTTCTGGTCGTGCGACACCGATGTGTAGCGGCGACAGGAGGGTCCTCCGTTGCGTCACAGGACGCAAcacgggggcggagcctaggtccGATGCTGGCAGGAGTACTGCGGCGCTCGCGCGCAGTGCACACGTGAGGGGTGTCACCAAATGCGTCACGGGACGCGTCACGGGGTGGGACCGTGGTCCAACCCTCACACATTGAAAACGCATTAAATTAATACTTTGTGGGATGTGCTTCTTCTTTACTATCAAGGCCCAACCCAAACTACAATCATGAagcttttttgtttgccttcctctggatcaatatactgtaagaacggatataggataaattatctgtcatctaaattaagCACAGGTTGAACTacatggacgcatgtcttttttcaacctcatctactatgtacctaTGAAGCGCAGCCTGTGGTTACACCTATTGCCTCACTCCCTCCAAAcagtgctcacaattttcaatttttccagtatctgaagaggagattacaaaggtgctcctaacattaaaactaagcagccaatgtgggccTCGCCTTGTGCAATCACAGTTCCTGCGACTCTGCGCCCCGGCCATTGCTATACCACTTGCCTCGCTAATCAGCtccatcctgtctgcaggccatatcccacagacctggaaaactcccacagttgtcccaatcttcaaaagtggggacaaaaacactgtctccaactacaggccaatctctcttctcccaattctatccagtcatgggaaaatgtgtccactcccaatgaaGCGaatactacaccaagacaaatttccctagccaattccaatctggatttcacCCAAACCActccaatgtaactactactactTAAAAGATTGCAATGAAATTCAGTGTGGAACAAAACTTGACAActaactggtgcaatattcctagattttgcaaaggcttttgatactgttgattatGTTATCGTGTTAAACAAGCTTCAGTGCTCAGGAATAGGTTAGCGTGCTTTAAATTGGTTTCACTCATATCTATTGGGTAGATCGCAGTTTGTGTCTCTCAGGTTCTAACTCCAACATCTTGGATAccacctgcggtgtcccgcaaggctgtattctggagcccctactcttctcagtcttcATTCATGATCTATCTACAGCTCGTAAGttagcttcaatgcacatgtatgcgaatgccacaatcttatatgcacacagccgtagcctctctgacctttgaCACATACTTAAAACTAATAACTAACAAGACTTGaacactggatttcccaaaacaaactgtttttcaatacagagaaaactgtaacaatggtatttgggaacaaggatacatttctaaagctacagatcagaaccaactctaacaccattctagcctctgtcagggccaccaacagggaggtctgccggggttggtgtccaGAGCCCGGTGAGTCAGGGGTCCCGGCCACCAGGGCCCCGAGCGCGGTCATGCCTGTttcgtttttaaaaaaaagtgtcagaAAAGAAAATGCCGGCTAtacctgtgcgcatgcgcagaccagaGGTCTcggagcgcatgcgcagggaaagcagggtgtccggcctgctgcctctaggccctctcccccccgctcccaatgtgggacatAGAGGAAGCGCCGTGGCGAGCTCatgcccgccaacccagctccccccgcgcccgccaacccagctccccccgcgCCAGCCTCTTGCCCCAGGCAGCAACTGCAGGGACCAGTGGCCAGGGGGGGAATGCTCCCATGGGAATTAGCccgccagtctcacccccccccctcagcctacctaccgcgccccctcccccagcctaCCACCCGCACCCTCCATCCCCCCGAGCCTACCTCCCGTGCCCACCAGCCCTCCGAACCTACCTCCCGGCCCGGGCAGCAgctgcggggatcgggggcagtgGCAGAAGCGTCTGACGGGCAGGGAAGCAggacccacccggtcaaggtcagtcacccaccctggcagtcgatcagtcacccacccacccaggcagtcgatcagtcacccacccaagtcagtcactcaaggcagtcacccacccaggcagtcactcacccacccaggcagtcacccacctaggtagtcgatcagtcacccacccacccaggcagtcactcacccacccaggcagtcgatcagtcacccacccaggcagtcactcaaggcagtcacccacccaggcagtcactcacccacccaggcagtcacccacctaggcagtcgatcagtcacccacccacccaggcagtcagtcacccacccaggcagtcagtcagtcatccagacagtcagtcacccacccaggtagtcagtcacccacccaggcaaccacccaccaacccaggcagtcagtcacccacccaggtagtcagtcacccacccaggcagtcacccacccatacttaaccccccccccccagacccatacttaacccctcccccagggcccatactgaatcccccccaggccttctgtcacattggatgtaacattgggtatctctgtcttttgttgaaaatataaaaataaacagattgcattgtaatgttgttttccgtattacaattagaagaaaacagttaagtaaaagttgcgcgctaataATGTTTTTTCAGTGgcaggtgcgctatgggtttggggggatggagggggggaacctgctcctttaatttgtcctgggccccatgatttgtgttggcggccctggcttcTGTCACTAgtttaagtatctgggaatttggcttgactcccatttaacaattgggatgcacattgatactatgacatccaaaacctgtgccaaactaggggtactttataggAAGAAGTCCACCctaagcccgctggtcagaaagcgtatcgcaaagcagatgctaatgccaattatagactatgaggacataatactgtatatggtacagcaccccaaacccatatTAGCAAACGAgaaaccctctacaactcaatatgccgccatgtcctacaatgtaactacaacacacatcactgtaacATGCTCCAAGATTGGCTATCCCCCGAGTCCAGATGCagagtacatttttcctgtcgtgccttcaaatacttcctgaggaagctacccgtctatctgaacaagctcctcacccctaccacacgcaacacttatcacctgagatcagactccaacagactgttcACATCTCAAAGTTCAACACtgaatccggccgctcctcctcttaccgtgcaccccacaactggaacaacctaccagattctcaaaaccgcctccagtttaagtaatttcaagacttcagctatcTCAAATTTGAATCTTCTCTGTACctgtaacatacataacatatattatttctaactgtccatgaaatgtctgcaaATTGAATGCATAACCTCTGTACATTTCATGTAATCACCATAAccctgtgtccaggacatacgtgaaaacgagagcaaacgctcaatgtgttacttcctggtaaaacattttataaataatgtgCGTTTTAGGAttaggtcaaaaacagaccaggtGAGAGTGGGCAAGTGATTCTCCTTGCAGAGGTTAGAAGGCAGCATGATCTGTCCGGTAatgcaggtgggggggtgtgacggTGACAAGGTagccagactcactaataaaggttaagcccatttggttatctctgatccatgttttggggctcaggagtgtcagctcttggatccAACCGTTGTAAAAGCAATAtctgtaattatgcgacaataaagaattgttgtgttattacctttccagggatgccagcgagcagggattgctgtggtatgagtttcagggggggggggaggggggattttgTGGAGAAAGTTCcgtcagattgtgtctatctagtcagggctcagagttgctggttcccctaaagatgtacccaggaatcaggtcggatgcctggctgcatgtagacacattgtctcggtaatatctccccttgaaaccgcttgcgcgactcaccactaggcgtccctgcttcagcacagcccagaaaggtaaatggggcattgggatgtgaggtgtccATGGAACAGTCAATggatccctaggttaatgggaatACCCCGTAAacgcccaggtcacccagaacttgtataggggttctgggggtactccaatcatctacaaggttgtgaggggacttttaaaagtccagtcctaaggTTATTGTATAGAGTggggggaatatggctagtaagaaataacgtgcagcttcttattctatttcccataaccaaaagacttaggatattttacagtgtatattttatggaacagtgtgttttaaaacatatctaTTTGAGCacagaaatgagctgggactttcagaaccaatgctctgacaggcccCTGGGCTACCAAGTGGTGCCAAGAGGTATGACGACATCTggagatgaaagccccagaggatGACCacggtgtcaagaccatttgaaCAGGACGGAAGGATTCAAGTATCCACATCCTGAGATCAATGGACGCCCTTTGCAATTCCATTGATCCCACCAGACTGGCAGGAGCCTGTCACCGCAGGTGGCATTGAGGGCACCAGTGCCAGAGGTACCAAATTGCCCATGCCCCTTgtttcattcagatttccaggtaacaCTGTTGCGtctaccagcttgtctctgattgggctctaatattttttgaatgaaagtcagaggtattataaccccttaCGCTCATTAGATAGTGTTCTCCAAGGTCTCTCATAGTTCTCCAATCCTCTAAGATTCTCacattctaagtttccagttgcaagtctccagcaagagaagggctgcttcagcgaaagctgcctggaatattttctgtccagTTTATGCAACTGTTATCAGGGACAGGATTCCCTGCATctaggagagtctaggttgttaccccaattcccaagtaagtgtgtctttttgctgtagtttgtgtaacattgtgtgtttgccttttcctgtgaatacatttacaatttattccattaacttgttttgctcaatgcatgatcctggtaaaaatgtgcaaatggcctggtctcctgtgacagggtgGGAGTGGGGAAGTACCAGCAGTGTAGGCCCAAGGAGCGAGCCCCTTTCTTTTAGGCACGAGGATTGTGCTGCCATGTCCCGTTTTCAGTTTCTAAGGGTCTTCCAGAAATGTCCAGCAGTAGCGGGGTTTGAGGACTTGATCATTCGGTCCCACTTCTTCAGGATTGGGGCGGTGTTCAAGGTTGGGAAAGGGGTAGGCAGCTACTAAGGAGTTAGGCAGGTGGTATTTGGGGCGTTTTAAATGTTATGTTAGACCAGGGGTTGGCAACCTGCGGTTCCCGATCCGCATCTACTTGCGGCTCTCCTTCGTCCGCAGGTTACCGCTCCCACGCTACCGCCTCCCTCCTTGtcctgccggtggctgcagggggccccAGCTGACGCTGGATTCCGGCCTCTTGTTgctgcctgcctctctcctgcactgtacTACGCCGAGACAGAGAGCTCCGGGATGgcacagtgcaggagagaggcaggccagcAACTAGGGAAAGCCAACCCCGGGGGCTACAAGAGGCCCGACTCCAGTGCCGGCCAGgctcccccgcagccaccggcaggACAGGGAGACAgcagtgtgggagtgtgtgtatattcaggggggagtgtgtgtgtgtatattttgggagggtagtgtgggggggggggggggtagtgtgtattgtgtatttgggggaggtagtgtgtttgtgtgtatctggagggtagtgtgtgtatttgatCGGGGtattgtgtatttggggggggtagtgtgtgtatttgatgggggtattgtgtatttgggggggtagtgtgtgtatttgggggtggtagtgtgtgtgtgtatctggggggcagtgtgtgtatttgatgggggtagtgtgtgtatttgggggaggtagtgtgtgtatttgggggaggtagtgtgtgtatttgatgggtgtagtgtgtgtatttgggggaggtagtgtgtgtatttgggggaggtaatgtgtgtatttgggggttagtgtgtattgggggtagtgtgtgtgtgtatttgggggaggtaatgtgtgtatttgggggttagtgtgtattgggggtagtgtgtgtgtatttgggggtagtgtgtgtgtgtgtatgtatgtatgtatggtgtatttgtaaatgacaaactgttttgcactgaataacaatgggaggggggggggggagaacccaATATAAAATGGGACTTATTATTGTGTGCTGCATtgtattcccccacatattttttcctttccccaattctgattaaagtaagtttgtcgtatgttaatgcttatacagtatatacccattAGTGTGTGTAAAGTAGACGTATGTGTTTGCGGGGCTGTAATATTCATGCTTGTGTTAcagctctctgaatattttggacaaagttcttcttccttgaaaggGCGCAGACCCGGGTCACACCACGTTTAGATCGTTAAGAACGTTAGTGATTCATTTTAGTTATCCGTGTTTTGCCAAGTTCACCCCCCTCTGGAAGTATGGCAGTGCGGTGACTCAAATGTTCATTGGGCAGGATGGAGACAGCTGGGTGTAAGGGCGAGCTTTGTAAGGATGGCTGCAGTTACGGGTATGAGACGGGAACTGTTGCTTCCCGAGATGTCGCGTAGGGAATTGGAGCCCTCCTAACATACTGCTGCTACACTTGAGGTGGTGGGGGAGACTATTTGGTGCTGGTCCAATCGTTAAGACTTCATAAGAAATATACAGAGGGACATCTCCCACTTAATGGTTTTTTCTTAATCAAACTCCGTAGAAAAATGCTTCAATGTCGATATTGCACCAAAACAGGAAACAAACAGCCAAAATATATTGATGTGCGAGCAGGAGGGAGCAGCGGCTTATCCATGGGACTGGGTCTGACGTGGCCACAATTTGCAGCCTGAAATGTTGATACCATGCAACATGGGATTCACTGGGCTTCAGGGTCCGgcgtaggggtgggggggcatatGACATTTGTTTTTTAGAAGGGCTACAACACTGTGTTTCAGATGGTTCAGAGGATCCAGCTCAACCTCTTTTCTGTTGATGTATTATCTATATGGGAGGCTGTTAGTGCTTATTTCAGGCTCTGCTCTTATTGTTTATCTTATAGCTGCAATATTGTTATATTCGTCACTGTCCGTTTATTCAATTCAAGATCATCTCATATCCAAGCTAGCACTAGGAGAATGTAGTCCAATCCTTGTTCTGCGAATAACCGCACACATGCTGGGCTATGATTAGTTTTAAACAAGACCTGGAGTCTCTACTCCCCCTGGTTCTTTCAGATTATGAAATTAATATTATGTTTTCTCCAACACATTTCTTTATTAAAAGCAGAATTTATTTATTGCAGTTTAGATATAAAATTCATTTTTCTTTGCTTAGGGATCCTTCCCTTCAacatacgtgtgtatgtatgtatgtatgtgtgtttgtgtatgtgtatgtatatttatgtgtcCCATAGTGGAATTGTTGGTGTACTAGGAATGTTAACACCTCACGTCCCACGCGTCACACGGCGCAGATTTAAAGGGCAGTGTAGTCCCTGTAGACTGTGGGGCTTTGCCCGTTATATTCAGATGTAGTCAGGCAGCGGAGGAAGAAGTGACTCAGGTCATGCGTGGAAATCACGTTCCCCCCACGGGCGCCCACCGTCACACTGTAATCTTTAGTGAGGGGCTTGTCAGCTACACCGCGAGGAAAAGAAGAAACAAAGAATGGCAAGTCAGTGGTGTGATGGGATGCAGTATCACAGATACTTACACTGGCAACACATAACATGCCGCGCTGCTGCACTGTGGGCGATACTctaattaaagcagccgttcccGTTGAATTTCTTGCTTATTGTTATaggattgaatcagggggtctctggagctgaacccccgttaatttcagctctgccgaccccctgcttccctccaGAGGAGGTGcccctatctctgcagccagagagaatgtgtgcctaactaaatggcggCAATTAAAATGTCctgtgtcacgcgggccaatagaaagccgtgatgtCACCCCCTGAGACTTCCTATTTACCCACATAGCCAGGACCTTTAAACCCCAGAGAGATACTGgcgccccctatggaggtaagcatctctggaagcaggggggcttCAAACCAATAACAAACAAAACACAGTCATTAGAAATAAACAAGACATGCGACTGGACTGCTCTGTTAAAGGTCCAAAAGTGAATGAAtgaattccagtgacatgtttaagaggCCACATCTGGGTGATCAGTaccttttttacccaaatctgacatctCCAAGTATTTTGAATGATTTTTTCTCAGTTAGACCTGGGAGAGGttcgatttcctctggctgctccctcgTGCGAGAGGTCACTGTGTGATCAACAgatgcttgtacagccagaggcGTAACCCCGACCACTCAACAACGTTATTGGTTCAAGGTCAGAAGTCCCTAAGAAAGTGTATGTGGCCTTGCACCATTAAGTCCCTCCCTACATGTCCAGTGGATCAATGCATTGCTGACCTCTCTGGCAGCACATgggttaatgcaggggtgctcaagtcGTCGTCCCCACCCCCTGATCAGAtcttcaggatattccagcttcagcacaggtggctcagactaattgagtcacctgtgctgaagcagggctatccccaatacctgacctgttggtggctcgagGACTAgagctggccacccctggtctaggccTTTCTTCGCCGAAGTTTATGATGCAAAGCGCATTTTAGATATCGGACATGTGAGATAGAGACGCAAACAAGCACACAGGGTGTCATCCAAGGTCACCTGCAATGTGGGGAGGAAGTACTGCCACATAATCCAGCCCGGAGTCCTTCAGAACCTGGTGCATACGTATGTGGTCCTCGGTAACAGGCAGCAATCTGGCAGGGACCGTGGCAATATCCCAGAGTAGAAAGGCTGGAAGgtaagggaggggatggaaaaTGAACGGCAATACATGGGACCTTACCTCCGTAGGGAGGCAAAGTAACAGAGGAAGAAAGGACATGTCAGTAACCAATGAATATGTCCCTACCATTGCTGGGTAATACAGCGATACGTAAACAAAATGTATGGACGGTGGATCCGTCTCTGCCTCAGTGACCCCCACAGGAGGGGAGTTTTGGCCCTTGAGTGTTTTCCTAATGCAGAGTGGCACAGTGACAATGACAAAAGAGACCCATGGCAAATGGAGCCTGTCCTTCCAATTATAAAAGGGACACAGTGACTCAGACAGAAGAGACCTGCTGACTACCGAATGTCTCCCTTACACCGCACagcgacacagacagaagggacctatgTCCCGTTTAGTATGTTCCTCCGACCACAGGTTGCCATGGTGACAGGAGGGACCTGTGACTAAGTTTAACTGTTCGTTCCCACAGCAGAGTGACGCCGTCACACAGACAAAGGGGACTTACTGATACCAAGTCTGAGTGTTCACCGACCATTAGCACCCAGAAGACCTTACAAACCCTATGAAGTGTCTTCCCGTCTCACTCAGGCGCCTGCTCCAACTTCTCCGGCGTCACGCAATGTTTACACCCCAGATGTCAGGTCAGGGTTTGCACACGCAGGACATAAATACATGAAAGATTGTGCAAAGAAGTTCTACTAAAGGGGGCATGGTTCCCATCCTATAACGTACGGGGGAAGTCTAAAGGACCTTAACAACcccaggagagaagggagagggggaaggggattaaAACTTTCAGAAATATCAAAAGGTTTCAACGCGGTGGATTCTTATCCGCCGTCAAACTCTCTGTTTCTCTGAGTACATGAAGCGAAGTGCAAAGCGAGCTGGTCTCCGGATCTCTCCTTCCTTAACCCTGTAGCTGCCAGAGCAATGAGTTTTAGACAGACACGGGTACCAACGACTCACAGGACATGCAAGCCACTACTTTGCGCACGCCGCCTTCCTTCATCGCATCCAGAATAT is drawn from Ascaphus truei isolate aAscTru1 chromosome 7, aAscTru1.hap1, whole genome shotgun sequence and contains these coding sequences:
- the BLVRB gene encoding flavin reductase (NADPH) yields the protein MAVKNIVLFGATGMTGLVTLTQAIDAGYNVTVLVRDPSRLPVGSKPARIVVGDVLNKSDVSKAMEGQDAVVIVLGTRSDLGPTTMMSEGTRNILDAMKEGGVRKVVACMSSFLLWDIATVPARLLPVTEDHIRMHQVLKDSGLDYVAVLPPHIAADKPLTKDYSVTVGARGGNVISTHDLSHFFLRCLTTSEYNGQSPTVYRDYTAL